A window of Oncorhynchus tshawytscha isolate Ot180627B linkage group LG10, Otsh_v2.0, whole genome shotgun sequence contains these coding sequences:
- the LOC112260644 gene encoding 5-beta-cholestane-3-alpha,7-alpha-diol 12-alpha-hydroxylase translates to MGFLLPILLALLASVLGGLYFLGAFRQRRPGEPPLDRGPIPWLGHVLEFRRDTAMFLERMKRKHGDIFTIQLGGLYFTFLMDPLSFGTVVKEARAKLDFTKFAQQLVQKVFGYHSMENDHKFLQMSSNKHLMGDGLVVMTQAMMSNLQNLMLHSVGTKHDRNKTWNEDGLFNYSYNIVFRAGYLALFGNETPKSPGSLEKAKEVDREESQELFREFRKYDQLFPNLAYGVLPPGEKREAERLKRLFWNMLSVQKMKTKDNISGWVREQQQLREEHGMEDFMQNRYMFLLLWASQGNTGPAAFWLLLYLMKQPEAMKAVQGEVEEVLKETDQEVKHGGPLIDLTRDMLLKTPILDSAVEETLRLIAAPVLTRAVLQDMSLRMSDGNEYRIREGDRVALFPYTAVHIDPEVHPDPLTFKYDRFLTPEGGKKTDFYKGGKKLKYYNMPWGAGITMCPGRFFATNELKQFVFLMLTYFDFELKNPEEKIPDIDIKRWGFGSMQPTKDIQFRYRLRF, encoded by the coding sequence ATGGGCTTTTTGCTTCCAATCCTTCTGGCTTTGCTAGCCTCTGTCCTGGGAGGCCTCTACTTTCTTGGGGCCTTCAGGCAGCGTCGACCCGGGGAACCCCCACTGGACCGGGGCCCAATCCCCTGGCTGGGCCACGTCCTGGAGTTCCGTAGGGACACTGCAATGTTTctggagagaatgaagaggaagcaTGGGGATATTTTCACCATACAGCTGGGAGGATTATATTTCACATTCCTCATGGACCCTCTGTCCTTCGGGACGGTCGTGAAGGAGGCTCGCGCCAAGCTGGACTTCACCAAATTCGCACAGCAGCTGGTGCAGAAAGTGTTTGGTTACCACTCCATGGAGAATGACCACAAGTTTCTGCAGATGTCCAGCAACAAGCACCTGATGGGGGATGGTTTAGTGGTAATGACACAGGCCATGATGAGCAACCTACAGAATCTAATGCTGCACAGTGTAGGGACAAAGCATGATAGAAATAAGACCTGGAATGAGGATGGCCTGTTCAACTACAGCTACAATATTGTCTTCAGGGCAGGCTACCTGGCTCTGTTTGGTAACGAGACACCCAAATCCCCGGGGAGCTTAGAGAAAGCCAAAGAGGTCGACAGAGAGGAGTCCCAGGAGCTCTTCCGTGAGTTTCGTAAGTACGACCAGCTCTTCCCCAATCTGGCCTATGGGGTCCTGCCTccgggggagaagagggaggcagagaggctgaAGAGGTTGTTCTGGAACATGCTGTCAGTGCAGAAGATGAAGACTAAGGATAACATCAGTGGCTGGGTGCGCGAGCAGCAGCAGTTGAGGGAAGAGCATGGCATGGAGGACTTCATGCAGAACAGGTACATGTTCCTCCTCCTCTGGGCTTCCCAGGGGAACACCGGCCCTGCTGCCTTCTGGCTTCTCCTTTACCTCATGAAGCAACCAGAGGCCATGAAGGCTGTgcagggggaggtggaggaggtgctgaaggagacagaccaggaggtGAAGCACGGTGGACCCCTCATCGACCTGACCCGGGACATGCTGCTGAAGACGCCCATTCTGGACAGCGCTGTGGAAGAGACCCTCCGCCTCATTGCTGCCCCTGTCCTCACCAGGGCCGTGCTCCAGGACATGTCCCTCAGGATGTCTGACGGAAATGAGTACCGcatcagagagggagacagggtggCCCTCTTCCCTTACACCGCTGTTCATATTGACCCAGAGGTCCACCCTGACCCACTCACCTTTAAATACGACCGCTTCCTGACCCCAGAGGGGGgtaaaaaaacagatttttacaAAGGTGGGAAGAAGTTGAAGTACTACAACATGCCGTGGGGTGCTGGGATCACCATGTGCCCTGGGCGCTTCTTTGCCACCAATGAGCTGAAGCAGTTTGTCTTCCTCATGCTCACGTACTTTGACTTTGAGCTCAAGAACCCAGAGGAAAAGATACCTGATATTGACATAAAGCGCTGGGGCTTTGGGTCCATGCAGCCAACCAAAGATATCCAGTTTAGATACAGACTCAGGTTTTAA